One genomic region from Bos javanicus breed banteng chromosome 14, ARS-OSU_banteng_1.0, whole genome shotgun sequence encodes:
- the LOC133260118 gene encoding transmembrane protein 276 isoform X5 — protein sequence MTPRPGGEWSSALSHLALGAVSLHAALSTAQANRGAAAGFLLQALATATMLASGLGTDEDCLAGAWVATVIGLPLLAFDFHWVNGDCSSANLLLGGGMVLAVAGDHLGAEGRSVAGQAVVLVVAVTILIVAVFTTNSYGMWGGVMLGAAGLLSRLEEDRLLLLLPKEDICRWALAGGSWAYHRALHTQRLQWE from the exons ATGACCCCCAGGCCAGGGGGCGAGTGGAGTTCCGCCCTGTCCCACCTGGCGCTGGGAGCAGTGTCTCTACACGCAGCCCTGAGCACTGCCCAG GCAAATCGAGGGGCCGCTGCTGGTTTCTTGCTCCAGGCCCTGGCCACCGCCACCATGCTGGCTTCAGGGCTGGGCACGGATGAAGACTGTCTTGCTGGAGCCTGGGTGGCCACTGTCATTGGCCTGCCCCTTTTGGCATTCGATTTCCACTGGGTGAATGGGGACTGCTCCTCTGCCAACCTGCTTCTGGGAGGAGGCATGGTGCTGGCAGTGGCTGGTGACCACCTTGGTGCTGAGGGCCGCTCTGTGGCTGGTCAGGCAGTGGTGCTGGTGGTCGCAGTGACCATCCTCATTGTGGCCGTTTTCACAACCAACTCTTATGGAATGTGGGGGGGTGTGATGCTGGGTGCTGCAGGTCTTCTGAGCCGGCTGGAGGAggacagactgctgctgctgctgccgaaGGAGGACATCTGTCGCTGGGCCCTGGCAGGGGGCAGCTGGGCCTACCACCGGGCCCTGCACACACAGCGCCTACAGTGGGAGTGA